A genome region from Bufo gargarizans isolate SCDJY-AF-19 chromosome 2, ASM1485885v1, whole genome shotgun sequence includes the following:
- the LOC122927129 gene encoding chemokine-like receptor 1 — protein METFTPFDPLVYTTFYTYDYDKNYQVTENYGKGVNNKSMMYEAIFIVLIYSAICFLGIIGNGLVIWFGIFRMKKTVNVVFFLSLAIADFSFALFLPLNITQIILGYWPFEKLMCKLFHVLLSLNMLVSILQLTFISVDRCICVVFPVWCHNHRRPRLALIIVLIIWIISFLLAFSYLLISDLSDIITICYLTLDESNLMRRTVLDFVLFFFLPFVIIVFCYIMVALHLRKKRIFTSPKLFKTIVAVIIAFFVCWFPNHLFSLLFLFERSNLNIYVLYYGAVIAFALVITNSCINPILYVFIGRDFKENFCGSFQATLEKAFIEKEELDSQKQERHVALPALHQASEEEVVI, from the coding sequence ATGGAGACTTTTACACCTTTTGATCCCTTGGTATATACCACCTTTTatacatatgattatgataaaaaCTATCAAGTCACGGAAAACTATGGAAAAGGTGTCAATAATAAATCCATGATGTATGAAGCCATATTTATTGTGTTGATCTACTCAGCAATTTGTTTTCTGGGAATTATTGGAAATGGTCTTGTCATCTGGTTTGGCATCTTCAGGATGAAGAAGACAGTCAATGTGGTGTTTTTCCTCAGCTTAGCCATAGCAGATTTCTcctttgcattattccttcctttgAACATTACGCAAATTATATTAGGATATTGGCCATTTGAAAAACTTATGTGCAAGCTATTCCATGTGCTACTGTCTCTGAACATGCTCGTCAGCATCCTCCAGCTCACGTTCATCAGTGTAGATCGATGCATCTGTGTTGTGTTCCCGGTATGGTGTCACAACCATCGGAGGCCAAGATTAGCTTTAATTATAGTGCTGATTATCTGGATAATTTCATTTCTTCTGGCTTTTTCCTATCTATTAATTTCTGACTTGTCTGACATAATTACCATATGCTATTTAACACTGGATGAATCTAACCTGATGAGGAGAACAGTCTTGGACTTTGTTTTATTCTTCTTTCTACCCTTTGTCATCATTGTTTTCTGTTACATCATGGTTGCTTTGCACCTCAGAAAGAAGCGCATCTTCACATCTCCTAAGCTATTTAAAACCATTGTGGCCGTCATCATTGCCTTCTTTGTCTGCTGGTTTCCAAATCATTtgttttcccttctttttctttttgaaaGAAGTAACCTCAATATCTATGTGTTGTATTATGGAGCTGTAATTGCCTTTGCCCTAGTAATCACAAATTCTTGTATTAACCCCATCCTCTACGTCTTCATCGGCCGAGATTTCAAGGAGAATTTCTGTGGCTCGTTCCAAGCTACGTTGGAGAAAGCATTTATAGAAAAGGAAGAGTTGGACTCTCAGAAACAAGAAAGGCATGTAGCTCTTCCAGCGTTACATCAAGCTTCCGAAGAGGAAGTTGTCATTTGA